A window from Desulfuromonadaceae bacterium encodes these proteins:
- a CDS encoding threonyl-tRNA synthetase editing domain-containing protein: MKLLMIYTTRFAYHPAHKTLAEEPECTQPGEVHDALIGLIHAEAQDAADAAKVEKKLVKNLKWGARKNDTTTIVLHSFSHLAETKADAAFTKELLNQAATRLKSADYQVQQTPFGYFLDLDLQAPGVSTARIFASF, translated from the coding sequence ATGAAATTGCTGATGATCTACACCACGCGCTTCGCTTATCATCCCGCCCATAAAACCCTTGCCGAGGAACCCGAATGCACCCAGCCGGGGGAGGTTCATGACGCACTGATCGGACTGATCCACGCCGAGGCGCAAGACGCTGCGGATGCGGCGAAGGTCGAGAAAAAACTGGTCAAGAATCTCAAGTGGGGTGCGCGTAAAAACGACACCACCACCATCGTGCTGCACAGCTTCTCTCACCTGGCCGAAACCAAAGCCGACGCGGCCTTCACCAAAGAGCTCCTCAATCAGGCCGCGACCCGTCTGAAGAGTGCCGACTATCAGGTGCAGCAGACCCCGTTCGGCTACTTTCTCGACCTCGATCTACAGGCTCCGGGGGTATCGACCGCGCGAATTTTTGCTTCTTTTTGA